Within the Halarcobacter mediterraneus genome, the region ATTTTTAATTCTGATGATAAAGTAATTTTGCATGAAGATTTTTGGGATGCTGCTTCAAATCTATATGAAAAACTACCTGTGATATCATTTTTAATTAAATTTGTAAAAAGAAAAATCAATGGCTAAATCAAACTTACTCTATTATAGTCTTCTTGCAGTACCTTTAGCAATACTTGGATTACCTTTATATATTTATTTGCCAACATTTTACGCAAAAGATATTGGCATAGATATGGCTTTAGTAGGAGGAGTTCTTTTTTTAGCAAGATTTTTTGATGTATTTTTAGACCCTTATTTAGGATACTTAAGTGATAGAAGTAAACAAAAATACAATTCTAGAAAACCTTTAGTAGCTATTGGTACTATTTTACTAATAATAAGTTTTTATTTACTAATTAATCCAAAAGAAGAGTATGCAAGCATTTGGTTATTTGCTTTTTCTTTTTTAGTATATATTGCATGGAGTATGGTAAATATTCCATACCTTACATGGTCTGCTGAAATAACAAATGATTACTATTATAAAACAAAACTAAATAGTGTTAGAGAAATAGGAACAATAGTTGGTGTTCTTATTGCTCTTTTACTTCCTTTTTTATTTTCTATTTCAAGTAATACAAAAGAAGTATTAGACTTACTATTTGTTATTTTTATTATACTTTTTACTTGTTTTACAATAATTTCATTATTTAAAATAAAAACAGTAACAAGTGAAAACATTGAAAACTTTAAATTTTCATATTTAAAAATTATTTATAAAGAATTGCCAAAAATTAAATCTTTACAAATAGGATACTTTTTTAATAACCTTGCAAACGCTATTCCTGCAACTTTATTTTTACTTTTTATTGAGTTTGTAATAAAAGAACCAAAATCAAGTGGATTACTTCTTATTGTATATTTTCTTTCTGGGGTTTTAGCTCTTCCTGTGTGGACTGCTATTTCAAAAAAAACAAGTAAAAAAAGAGTCTGGATTTATTCTATTGTTTTAGCATCAGCTTCTTTTATTTTTGTTCCATTCCTAGGAGAAAATGATTTTGTTCCTTTTCTAATAATTTGCATAATCTCAGGTTTTTCTTTAGGTGCAGATTTAGCTTTCCCTACTTCTATTCATTCTGATATAAGCCAAAAAGCAGAAGAGATTAAAAACAACTGTTCTGGATTACTTTTTGGACTTTGGGCTATGATTACAAAACTATCCCTTGCTTTAAGTGTTGCAATATCTTTTGGTATTTTAGGGCTTTTTGATTTTAATGAAAACAACCCAAGTGATAATTCTATTTTAACCCTTACTCTACTTTATGGACTAGCACCTGTTATTTTAAAAATTACTGCAATTATTTTTATTAATAAATACAAAGAAGATAAACAATAATTTATTAACTAACATTTTTTTTATACAAAAATCCTTCAATAACATATAAAATGTATATTGAAAGGAGTTTTAAATGAAATTATTATTTTTTACACTTATATTTGTTTCCCTACAATTATTTGCACAAACTCCTATTCAAATAAACACACCAAAGCCTGTAGAATATGTTAGTCCTAAAAAATTTTCAGGGCTTTGGTACGAAATAGCTAGAACTTATAATAAATTTGAAGAAAACTGTGTAGCTGCTACAGTTGAATATAAACCAATAAATGACAATAAATTAAAAGTTTTTAATAGATGTTTTGAATATGAAATTGGTGGAGAACTTATTTCTTACAATGGAATTGTTGAACCACTATTAGAAAATAATTTAGCAGTACTTGATAAAACCTATTATTGGATTTTTTCTAAAGAGTATAGAATTATCTATTTAGATAAATCTTATCAAACAGCAATTATGAGCGATGAATCTATGAAAAACCTATGGATTATGCATAGAAACCCATTTATGGAAGAAAAAAAAATTAAATAAGCTTATTAAATTTATAGATAATTATATGGACACATCAAAATTAATATTTACAAAACAAGATAAAAATGGAAGATACAAATGAAAGAAAAAAGATTAAAAATAGCAGTTCTAGGAGCTGGAATTAGTGGCTTAGGCTCTGCATATTTATTAAGCAAAAAACATCACGTTGACCTTTATGAAAAAAGTTCAAGACTAGGTGGTCATGCTAGAACTACTTTTGTGAAAGAAGATAAAAAAGAGTTTGGTGTTGATACTGGATTTTTAGTATTTAACCATGAAACTTACCCTTTATTAACAAAACTATTTAGACAGTTAGATGTAAAAATTGAGAACTCTGATATGAGTTTTGCATTTTGGGATACAAAATCTAATACAGCTTACAATGGTCAAGATTTAAAAGGGATGTTCTTCCAAAAGAAAAATCTATTTAACCCAAGTCATTACATTATGATTAAAGATATTTTGAAATTTAATAAAAAAGCAAATGAAGATTTACAAAACGATAGTGAAGACTTAGACTTAAGCTTAGGAGAGTATTTAAAGCCCTATTCAAAATATTTTAAAGACAGATATATTATTCCGATGGGAGCATCAATTTGGTCAACACCTACTAAAAAAATGAATGAATTTCCAGCAAGAGCTTTTTTAAACTTTTTTAAAAATCATGGCTTATTAGGAGTTGATACTCACCATCAATGGCTTACTGTAAGTGGTGGTTCTATAAACTATGTCAATAAAATTGCCCTTGAGGTATCGGGGAAAATATATACTAACTCTACAATTAAATATATAAGAAGAGAAAAAGATAAAGTTATTTTAGTACATGAAGATTCAAGTGAATCAGTTTATGATAAAGTAATTTTAGCAATGCATGCCCCTGATGCATTTGCAATGTTAGAAAAACCAAGCAAAGATGAAACAGATATTTTATTAAGTTTTAAATACAAAGATAACGATGCTGTTTTACATACTGATACAAAAGCTTTATTCCCTAATAAAAAAGCCTATGCCGCTTGGAATTACAAAACAGATGGAAAAGAAGACAATGTAACTCTTTCTTATTGGTTAAATACTTTACAAAATCTAAAAAAAGAAAAAGAGTATTTTGTCTCTTTAAATGAAACACAAAATTTAGATAATATAATTGAAAAGATTAACTATTCCCATCCTCAATTTGATTTAAAAGCCATAAAGGCACAAGAGAAAAGAGAGCTTATAAATGGGAAAAATAATACTTATTATGCAGGAGCATATTGGAGATATGGTTTCCATGAAGATGGATTATATAGTGCAAATACTATAGCAAAAGAGTTTGGGTGCCAATTATGAAACATTTAATTTTTGATGGAATGATTTATCATAAAAGATTTCTTCCTAAAGAGCATAGTTTTAAATATAAATTTTTTATGCTTGATATTGATTTATCATCTATTAAAGATATTAAAAATAAAGTTTTTTCATATAATAAATTTAACCTATTCTCATTTTATTCAAAAGACCACTTCGGAAATAAAGAAGACTTTTTAAAAAATATAGATTTCTTACTAAAAAGTTTTGCAATTAAACCAACACAAAAGATGAGATTCTTAACTCTTCCAAGAATTGCAGGTTTTGTTTTTAATCCAATTAGTGCATTAATTCTTTTTGAAGACAATAAACCAAGCTTTCTTATTGCAGAAGTGCATAATTACAATGGAGGAAGAGTAATCTACCCTGTAGAGCTTACAAGCTCAAATAACAAAATTTATAAAGGTAGAACTAAAAAAGATATGTATGTTTCTCCATTTTTCAAAAGAGATGGGGATTATGAATTTACATTAGTTTATAATGAAAAAGATTTAAATCTAAGTATAACTCTTTTTGAAGATGAAAAGAAAAAATTAACATCTAATTTTACAGCAAAAGCTAAAGAGTTTACAACTAAAAATTTAAGAAGTATATTCTTTAAACATACATTCTTAACTTTTTGGGTTGTTACAAGAACAATATATCAAAGTATAAAACTTAAATTATTAGGTTTAAAATGGAATAAACCAATTGAAAAAGATACAGTAAGGAGATACTGATGGAAACTTTATGGAACAAAATAGGAGATAAATTTCTATCTAAGATAAAAAGAGGTGATTTAGAAGTTCACTTTAGTAATGGTAAAGTTAAAACCTATGGAGACAAGACTTATCCAAAAGCAACATTAGTTTTAAATAATGGAAATCTTTTTAAAAGATTAACTTTCTATGGAGATATTGGTTTTGCAGAAAGCTATATGGACAAAGATTTTGATTGCGATGATTTAACTTCATTAATAAAAATTGCTCTTTTAAATTCAAATGAACTTCAAACAAAAAGTGAAGATGAAAAGAGTTTTAGTTTATATAATCTATTTCCATTTTTTAATAAAATGAAACATCTTCTTAGAAAAAATTCTAAAACAAGAGCACAGAAAAATATTCAAGAACACTATGATTTATCAAATGATTTCTTTAAACTTATGCTTGATGATACGATGATGTACTCTGCTGCAGTTTTTCAAAATGAAAATGAAGATTTATTTGAAGCCCAAAATAGAAAGCTTGATATTTTAGCAAAAAAGCTTAATCTAAAAAAAGGTTCAAAGGTTCTAGAAATTGGTTCTGGTTGGGGAGCTATGGCTATGCATTTAGTGAAAAAATATGAATGTGAAGTAACTACTTTAACCCTTTCAAAAGAACAAAAAAAGCTTTGTGAAGATAGATTTAAAGAGCATAAAATAGAAGAGTCAATAAACATTATGCTTAAAGACTATAGAGATATGCAAGGGCAATTTGATGCAATTATTGCAGTTGAAATGTTTGAAGCTGTTGGGCGTGAGTATTTTGATGTTTTCTTTAAAAAATGCCAAAGTTTATTAAACCCAAGTGGTGTTTTAGTTATGCAAATAATTACTATGCCTGACCAAAGATATGATTCATATTCAAAAGGAACAGACTTTATTCAAAAGTATATTTTCCCAGGAGGACATCTTCCTAGTGTTGGAAAAATACTTGAAACAACAACTAAACATACAAAATTAAATTTACTTCATATGGAAGAGTTCACTGAACATTATGCAAAAACACTAAATGTTTGGCATAAAAACTTTTTAGACAATCTTGAT harbors:
- a CDS encoding MFS transporter is translated as MAKSNLLYYSLLAVPLAILGLPLYIYLPTFYAKDIGIDMALVGGVLFLARFFDVFLDPYLGYLSDRSKQKYNSRKPLVAIGTILLIISFYLLINPKEEYASIWLFAFSFLVYIAWSMVNIPYLTWSAEITNDYYYKTKLNSVREIGTIVGVLIALLLPFLFSISSNTKEVLDLLFVIFIILFTCFTIISLFKIKTVTSENIENFKFSYLKIIYKELPKIKSLQIGYFFNNLANAIPATLFLLFIEFVIKEPKSSGLLLIVYFLSGVLALPVWTAISKKTSKKRVWIYSIVLASASFIFVPFLGENDFVPFLIICIISGFSLGADLAFPTSIHSDISQKAEEIKNNCSGLLFGLWAMITKLSLALSVAISFGILGLFDFNENNPSDNSILTLTLLYGLAPVILKITAIIFINKYKEDKQ
- a CDS encoding lipocalin family protein; translation: MKLLFFTLIFVSLQLFAQTPIQINTPKPVEYVSPKKFSGLWYEIARTYNKFEENCVAATVEYKPINDNKLKVFNRCFEYEIGGELISYNGIVEPLLENNLAVLDKTYYWIFSKEYRIIYLDKSYQTAIMSDESMKNLWIMHRNPFMEEKKIK
- a CDS encoding NAD(P)/FAD-dependent oxidoreductase encodes the protein MKEKRLKIAVLGAGISGLGSAYLLSKKHHVDLYEKSSRLGGHARTTFVKEDKKEFGVDTGFLVFNHETYPLLTKLFRQLDVKIENSDMSFAFWDTKSNTAYNGQDLKGMFFQKKNLFNPSHYIMIKDILKFNKKANEDLQNDSEDLDLSLGEYLKPYSKYFKDRYIIPMGASIWSTPTKKMNEFPARAFLNFFKNHGLLGVDTHHQWLTVSGGSINYVNKIALEVSGKIYTNSTIKYIRREKDKVILVHEDSSESVYDKVILAMHAPDAFAMLEKPSKDETDILLSFKYKDNDAVLHTDTKALFPNKKAYAAWNYKTDGKEDNVTLSYWLNTLQNLKKEKEYFVSLNETQNLDNIIEKINYSHPQFDLKAIKAQEKRELINGKNNTYYAGAYWRYGFHEDGLYSANTIAKEFGCQL
- a CDS encoding DUF1365 domain-containing protein codes for the protein MKHLIFDGMIYHKRFLPKEHSFKYKFFMLDIDLSSIKDIKNKVFSYNKFNLFSFYSKDHFGNKEDFLKNIDFLLKSFAIKPTQKMRFLTLPRIAGFVFNPISALILFEDNKPSFLIAEVHNYNGGRVIYPVELTSSNNKIYKGRTKKDMYVSPFFKRDGDYEFTLVYNEKDLNLSITLFEDEKKKLTSNFTAKAKEFTTKNLRSIFFKHTFLTFWVVTRTIYQSIKLKLLGLKWNKPIEKDTVRRY
- a CDS encoding SAM-dependent methyltransferase; translation: METLWNKIGDKFLSKIKRGDLEVHFSNGKVKTYGDKTYPKATLVLNNGNLFKRLTFYGDIGFAESYMDKDFDCDDLTSLIKIALLNSNELQTKSEDEKSFSLYNLFPFFNKMKHLLRKNSKTRAQKNIQEHYDLSNDFFKLMLDDTMMYSAAVFQNENEDLFEAQNRKLDILAKKLNLKKGSKVLEIGSGWGAMAMHLVKKYECEVTTLTLSKEQKKLCEDRFKEHKIEESINIMLKDYRDMQGQFDAIIAVEMFEAVGREYFDVFFKKCQSLLNPSGVLVMQIITMPDQRYDSYSKGTDFIQKYIFPGGHLPSVGKILETTTKHTKLNLLHMEEFTEHYAKTLNVWHKNFLDNLDEVQKLGFDEYFIRMWKMYLCYCEAGFLTRNINLVQLVFTRYENINLNKGLVA